In Microbacterium sp. AB, a single genomic region encodes these proteins:
- the xseA gene encoding exodeoxyribonuclease VII large subunit, which produces MTSFQPETAAGESPPADAVPPRDSTAEAPTSIARLNQTIKGFIERWGSIWVEGEITSWNVRGGAVFGRLKDLGSDAQISVRLWSSVRARVPDDLKVGDHVVACVKADYYPRGGDLSFQVSAMRHVGLGEQLERLERLRRRLRSEGLFDPARKKRLPFLPHGIGLITGERSDAEKDVLRNAELRWPQVRIRRVHAAVQGDRSVPEILQALAALDADPEIDVIVIARGGGDPQTLLGFSDERLVRAVAAASTPVVSAIGHENDHPLLDDVADLRASTPTDAAKRVVPDVGEQRALVQQLRSRLTTRLQQRVQHDVVQLENLRSRPVLRSPERLVESREQDLFLLVSRGRDLAARPVDAGARRAAELRASLRALSPYATLARGYAIAQTEDGGVLRDPGHAPAGTRIVLALEHGAVATTSDGPLDEGAVPAAS; this is translated from the coding sequence ATGACGTCCTTCCAGCCGGAGACCGCGGCGGGCGAGTCGCCGCCGGCCGATGCCGTCCCTCCCCGCGACTCGACCGCGGAGGCCCCGACCTCGATCGCCCGTCTCAACCAGACGATCAAGGGCTTCATCGAGCGGTGGGGGTCGATCTGGGTCGAGGGCGAGATCACGTCGTGGAACGTGCGGGGCGGCGCCGTCTTCGGGCGTCTGAAGGATCTGGGCTCGGACGCGCAGATCTCCGTGCGCCTGTGGTCGAGCGTCCGCGCGCGCGTCCCCGACGACCTCAAGGTCGGCGACCATGTCGTCGCCTGCGTGAAGGCGGACTACTACCCCCGCGGCGGAGACCTCTCCTTCCAGGTGTCCGCCATGCGCCATGTCGGGCTCGGCGAGCAGCTGGAGCGCCTCGAGCGCCTGCGCCGGCGACTCAGGTCCGAGGGGCTCTTCGACCCGGCGCGGAAGAAGCGACTCCCCTTCCTGCCCCACGGCATCGGCCTCATCACGGGCGAGCGCTCCGACGCCGAGAAGGATGTCCTGCGCAACGCGGAGCTGCGATGGCCGCAGGTGCGCATCCGCCGCGTCCATGCCGCCGTCCAGGGCGACCGCAGCGTGCCCGAGATCCTCCAGGCGCTCGCCGCGCTCGACGCGGACCCCGAGATCGACGTCATCGTCATCGCGCGCGGCGGCGGCGACCCGCAGACCCTGCTGGGCTTCAGCGACGAACGGCTCGTCCGCGCCGTCGCGGCGGCCTCGACCCCTGTCGTGAGCGCCATCGGGCATGAGAACGACCATCCGCTGCTCGACGACGTCGCCGATCTGCGCGCCTCGACGCCGACGGATGCCGCCAAGCGCGTCGTGCCCGACGTCGGAGAGCAGCGCGCGCTCGTGCAGCAGCTGCGATCCCGGCTCACGACACGCCTCCAGCAGCGGGTCCAGCACGACGTCGTCCAGCTCGAGAACCTGCGTTCGCGCCCCGTGCTGCGCTCCCCCGAGCGCCTCGTCGAGTCGCGCGAGCAGGATCTGTTCCTCCTCGTCTCGCGCGGTCGCGACCTCGCCGCTCGGCCCGTCGACGCCGGTGCACGCCGCGCCGCCGAGCTGCGCGCCTCGCTCAGGGCGCTCTCGCCGTACGCGACCCTCGCGCGCGGCTACGCGATCGCCCAGACGGAGGACGGCGGAGTGCTGCGCGATCCGGGGCACGCTCCGGCGGGGACGCGGATCGTCCTCGCGCTCGAGCACGGTGCGGTCGCGACGACGTCGGACGGCCCCCTCGACGAGGGCGCCGTGCCGGCCGCCTCGTAG
- a CDS encoding carbonic anhydrase: MSETITPAQAWAQMQEGNARFVAGTPQHPHQDVQRRHDIAVAQTPIAALFGCSDSRLSAEIIFDLGLGDLFAVRNAGQVPGESIIGSLEYAVEVLRVPLLVVLGHDACGAVRAAIDSTRQDAPILPPHIWRQISPIVPSVRAALRDGHGATPETVDAELVGRLHLRETITAILQSSELISSAVAEGRLGIVGANYRLSEGTAVPDVILGTASDAAVSHTEGTRK, translated from the coding sequence GTGAGCGAGACCATCACCCCGGCGCAGGCCTGGGCACAGATGCAGGAGGGCAACGCGCGCTTCGTCGCCGGGACGCCGCAGCACCCGCATCAGGACGTGCAGCGGCGCCACGACATCGCGGTCGCGCAGACGCCGATCGCCGCGCTGTTCGGCTGCTCCGACTCGCGCCTGTCGGCCGAGATCATCTTCGACCTCGGGCTCGGCGACCTCTTCGCCGTGCGCAATGCCGGCCAGGTCCCCGGCGAGTCGATCATCGGCTCGCTCGAATACGCCGTCGAGGTGCTCCGCGTCCCCCTGCTCGTCGTGCTCGGCCACGACGCCTGCGGCGCCGTGCGCGCCGCCATCGACAGCACCCGGCAGGACGCGCCCATCCTGCCGCCGCACATCTGGCGGCAGATCTCGCCCATCGTCCCGTCCGTGAGGGCCGCCCTGCGCGACGGCCACGGCGCGACGCCCGAGACGGTCGACGCCGAGCTCGTCGGCCGCCTGCACCTGCGCGAGACGATCACGGCCATCCTGCAGTCGTCCGAGCTCATCTCGAGCGCCGTCGCCGAGGGCCGGCTGGGGATCGTCGGAGCCAACTACCGTCTGTCGGAGGGCACGGCCGTGCCCGACGTCATCCTGGGCACCGCGTCCGACGCGGCCGTCTCACACACGGAGGGAACGAGGAAGTGA
- a CDS encoding DUF6264 family protein, translating into MSDRTDDARPLPRYGQYASPEEQRERMGVPERQDAQPPVAPTASPGPAETAPLVAGPSRGRLFDRAATVALLVYGLFNVVQSIPILLDATRMLQLMGVDVELSDPAASRAWGVAAVVLLALGWVATALLAWRSLRRGRLSFWVPVVGGIVFNLLASVVVVIPLLGDPAVVEGILQLQDSLGS; encoded by the coding sequence GTGAGCGACCGCACCGACGACGCCCGTCCGCTGCCGAGGTACGGCCAGTACGCGTCGCCCGAGGAGCAGCGGGAGCGGATGGGCGTGCCCGAGCGGCAGGACGCCCAGCCCCCCGTGGCGCCGACCGCGTCCCCCGGCCCCGCCGAGACCGCCCCGCTCGTCGCGGGACCGTCGCGGGGGCGGCTGTTCGACAGGGCGGCGACCGTCGCCCTGCTCGTCTACGGCCTCTTCAACGTCGTCCAGTCGATCCCGATCCTCCTGGACGCGACGCGGATGCTGCAGCTGATGGGCGTCGACGTCGAGCTGAGCGATCCCGCCGCCTCCCGCGCCTGGGGCGTCGCGGCGGTCGTCCTGCTCGCCCTGGGCTGGGTCGCGACCGCGCTGCTCGCGTGGCGGTCGCTGCGTCGGGGGAGGCTGTCGTTCTGGGTGCCCGTCGTCGGCGGAATCGTCTTCAACCTGCTCGCGAGCGTCGTCGTCGTGATCCCGCTCCTGGGCGACCCGGCCGTCGTCGAGGGGATCCTGCAGCTGCAGGACTCGCTCGGCTCCTGA
- a CDS encoding 4-hydroxy-3-methylbut-2-enyl diphosphate reductase, with protein MSSTAIHLPVPRVPGRSVRLQDNPVTGRKRVLLAAPRGYCAGVDRAVITVEKALGRYGAPVYVRKQIVHNIHVVRELEAKGAVFVDEVDEVPEGAHVVFSAHGVSPAVVNAASDRGLRAIDATCPLVTKVHREAVRFARDDYQILLVGHEGHEEVEGTAGEAPDNVTIVNSPDEADTVEVDDPSKLVWLSQTTLSVDETMETVDRLRARFPELHDPPSDDICYATQNRQVAIKKVATGADLVIVVGSANSSNSVRLVEVALQYGAKAAYRVDYAHEVRQEWLDDVETVGVTSGASVPEVLVQEVLEALSGAGYRDVEEVRTAEEDLMFSLPKELRQDASGRRDERAVGGRGRS; from the coding sequence ATGAGCTCGACCGCCATCCACCTGCCCGTGCCGCGCGTGCCGGGCCGGAGCGTGCGCCTTCAGGATAACCCGGTCACCGGACGCAAGCGCGTGCTGCTGGCGGCCCCCCGCGGGTACTGCGCCGGGGTGGACCGCGCCGTGATCACGGTGGAGAAGGCGCTCGGCCGCTACGGCGCCCCCGTCTACGTGCGCAAGCAGATCGTGCACAACATCCACGTCGTGCGCGAGCTCGAGGCCAAGGGCGCCGTCTTCGTCGACGAGGTCGACGAGGTGCCCGAGGGCGCGCACGTCGTCTTCAGCGCCCACGGGGTCTCGCCGGCCGTCGTGAACGCCGCCTCCGACCGGGGGCTCCGGGCGATCGACGCCACCTGCCCGCTCGTGACGAAGGTCCATCGCGAGGCCGTGCGGTTCGCCCGCGACGACTACCAGATCCTCCTCGTCGGCCATGAGGGCCACGAAGAGGTCGAGGGCACGGCGGGCGAGGCCCCGGACAACGTCACGATCGTGAACTCGCCGGACGAGGCGGACACGGTCGAGGTCGACGATCCGTCGAAGCTCGTGTGGCTCTCGCAGACCACGCTGTCGGTCGACGAGACCATGGAGACCGTCGACCGGCTGCGCGCGCGCTTCCCCGAGCTGCACGACCCGCCGTCGGACGACATCTGCTACGCGACGCAGAACCGTCAGGTCGCCATCAAGAAGGTCGCCACGGGAGCGGATCTCGTGATCGTCGTCGGATCGGCGAACTCGTCGAACAGCGTGCGTCTCGTCGAGGTCGCGCTCCAGTACGGCGCGAAGGCCGCCTACCGCGTCGACTACGCGCACGAGGTCCGCCAGGAGTGGCTCGACGACGTCGAGACCGTGGGGGTGACGAGCGGAGCGTCCGTGCCGGAGGTGCTCGTGCAGGAGGTGCTGGAGGCGCTCTCGGGAGCGGGCTACCGCGACGTCGAAGAGGTGCGGACGGCGGAGGAGGACCTCATGTTCTCCTTGCCGAAGGAGCTGCGTCAGGACGCCTCCGGACGGCGCGACGAGCGCGCCGTCGGCGGGCGGGGCCGTTCGTGA
- a CDS encoding carbon starvation CstA family protein: MTTTDAVPPSMPAVAVDDRPRWTPLKIVVWAAVALLGGVAWTMLAIVRGETVNAIWFVFAAVCTYLVFYRFYSKYIERKIVRPDDRRATPAEYRADGKDYVPTDRVVLFGHHFAAIAGAGPLVGPVLAAQMGYLPGTIWIIVGVVLAGAVQDYLVMFFSMRRGGRSLGQMAKDELGRFGGAAAILATLLIMIIITAILALIVVNALAESPWGVFSVAMTIPIALFMGAYLRWIRPGRVLEVSIIGFVLLLAAIIGGGAIADTGWGQAVFQLDRVTVAWAIIVYGFVAAVLPVWMLLAPRDYLSTFMKIGVIAALAVAIVFVRPEIEVPAFSEFAGGETGPVWSGPLFPFLFVTIACGALSGFHALISSGTTPKMIEKERQTRFIGYGGMLMESFVAIMALVAAVSIDRGIYFAMNSSAANTLGTVEGAVAWVNGLGLAGVHLTPDALTTMAELVGEESIVSRTGGAPTLAVGLALIMGQWIGGAGMMSFWYHFAIMFEALFILTAVDAGTRVARFMLQDSIGNIVPRFRDTSWRAGAWICTAIMVAGWGAVLIMGVTDPLGGINTLYPLFGIANQLLAAIALAIVLTIVARRRTFGALWVVALPLVFVTVVTTVASLYKIFSTVPAVGYWAQHIAFRDALAAGETSFGTAPTTEAMEAVVRNTAVQGTLSVLFLVLTLIVLAAAVVRVVQAFRSSEVIDHEDAAVPSRRFAPAGLLPSKAERELQKRWDALPEDEKPARGH, from the coding sequence ATGACGACGACCGATGCCGTCCCTCCCTCCATGCCCGCCGTCGCGGTGGACGACCGTCCGCGCTGGACCCCGCTGAAGATCGTCGTGTGGGCGGCGGTCGCCCTGCTCGGCGGCGTCGCGTGGACGATGCTCGCCATCGTGCGCGGCGAGACGGTGAATGCGATCTGGTTCGTGTTCGCGGCCGTCTGCACCTACCTCGTGTTCTACCGGTTCTACTCGAAGTACATCGAGCGCAAGATCGTCCGCCCCGACGACCGGCGCGCGACCCCCGCGGAGTACCGGGCCGACGGCAAGGACTATGTGCCGACGGACCGCGTCGTGCTCTTCGGGCACCACTTCGCGGCCATCGCCGGCGCCGGTCCGCTCGTCGGGCCCGTGCTCGCGGCGCAGATGGGCTACCTGCCCGGCACGATCTGGATCATCGTCGGCGTCGTGCTGGCGGGGGCCGTGCAGGACTACCTCGTGATGTTCTTCTCCATGCGGCGCGGCGGGCGCTCGCTCGGCCAGATGGCGAAGGACGAGCTCGGGCGCTTCGGGGGAGCGGCCGCGATCCTGGCCACCCTCCTCATCATGATCATCATCACGGCGATCCTCGCGCTCATCGTCGTCAACGCCCTCGCCGAGAGCCCGTGGGGCGTGTTCTCGGTCGCGATGACCATCCCGATCGCGCTCTTCATGGGCGCCTACCTGCGCTGGATCCGGCCCGGCCGCGTCCTCGAGGTGTCGATCATCGGCTTCGTGCTCCTCCTGGCCGCGATCATCGGCGGCGGGGCGATCGCGGACACCGGCTGGGGCCAGGCGGTGTTCCAGCTCGACCGCGTGACGGTCGCGTGGGCGATCATCGTCTACGGGTTCGTCGCCGCGGTCCTGCCGGTGTGGATGCTCCTCGCGCCGCGCGACTACCTGTCCACGTTCATGAAGATTGGCGTCATCGCCGCGCTCGCCGTCGCGATCGTCTTCGTCCGCCCCGAGATCGAGGTGCCGGCCTTCAGCGAGTTCGCGGGCGGCGAGACGGGCCCGGTGTGGAGTGGCCCGCTCTTCCCGTTCCTCTTCGTCACGATCGCGTGCGGGGCGCTCTCCGGGTTCCACGCGCTCATCTCCTCGGGGACCACGCCCAAGATGATCGAGAAGGAGAGGCAGACCCGCTTCATCGGCTACGGCGGCATGCTCATGGAGTCGTTCGTCGCGATCATGGCGCTCGTGGCCGCCGTGTCGATCGACAGGGGCATCTACTTCGCGATGAACTCCTCCGCCGCGAACACGCTGGGCACGGTCGAGGGCGCCGTCGCCTGGGTGAACGGGCTCGGTCTCGCGGGCGTCCACCTCACGCCGGACGCGCTCACGACGATGGCCGAGCTCGTCGGCGAGGAGTCGATCGTCTCGCGCACGGGCGGTGCGCCCACCCTCGCGGTCGGGCTCGCCCTCATCATGGGGCAGTGGATCGGCGGAGCGGGGATGATGTCGTTCTGGTACCACTTCGCCATCATGTTCGAGGCGCTCTTCATCCTCACCGCCGTCGACGCCGGCACCCGCGTCGCCCGCTTCATGCTGCAGGACTCGATCGGGAACATCGTGCCGCGGTTCCGCGACACCTCGTGGCGGGCGGGGGCCTGGATCTGCACGGCGATCATGGTGGCCGGATGGGGCGCCGTCCTGATCATGGGCGTGACGGACCCGCTCGGCGGCATCAACACCCTGTATCCGCTCTTCGGGATCGCGAACCAGCTGCTGGCCGCGATCGCGCTCGCGATCGTGCTCACCATCGTCGCCCGGCGCCGCACGTTCGGCGCGCTCTGGGTCGTCGCGCTGCCGCTCGTGTTCGTCACGGTGGTCACCACCGTCGCGTCGCTGTACAAGATCTTCTCCACCGTGCCGGCCGTCGGCTACTGGGCCCAGCACATCGCGTTCCGCGACGCGCTGGCCGCCGGGGAGACGTCTTTCGGGACGGCGCCGACGACGGAGGCGATGGAGGCCGTCGTCCGCAACACCGCGGTGCAGGGCACGCTGTCGGTCCTCTTCCTCGTGCTCACCCTCATCGTGCTGGCCGCCGCGGTCGTCCGGGTGGTGCAGGCGTTCCGGTCGTCGGAGGTCATCGACCACGAGGACGCCGCCGTGCCGTCGCGACGCTTCGCGCCCGCGGGACTGCTCCCCTCGAAGGCGGAGCGGGAGCTGCAGAAGCGGTGGGACGCCCTGCCCGAGGACGAGAAGCCGGCGCGGGGGCACTGA
- a CDS encoding DUF4245 family protein, giving the protein MAHEPRVVAHLGRPETPEEAAARKAESSRNYRGSQTFRNLLTALFVSLVVVVVIVWGVPRGETPERPEIDVAGVAANAEESIGRDVVVPDAPESWRVNDARIEAGAPESWKITYAPEDAGFIVLSQAFDADGTWAARSLGGAAPTGSVTIDGIVWDVYEFSDPAANANISYALGTQAGADHVLVYGSTTPELAADAASLVSDQLRALDADASEGTSE; this is encoded by the coding sequence ATGGCGCACGAGCCCCGCGTCGTCGCCCACCTCGGCCGGCCGGAGACGCCCGAGGAGGCCGCGGCGCGCAAGGCCGAGAGCTCGCGGAACTACCGGGGCAGCCAGACGTTCCGCAACCTCCTCACGGCGCTCTTCGTCTCGCTCGTGGTGGTCGTCGTCATCGTCTGGGGCGTTCCGCGCGGCGAGACCCCCGAACGACCCGAGATCGACGTGGCGGGCGTCGCGGCGAACGCCGAGGAGTCCATCGGCCGGGACGTCGTGGTCCCGGATGCGCCGGAGAGCTGGCGTGTCAACGACGCCCGGATCGAGGCGGGCGCACCCGAGAGCTGGAAGATCACCTATGCGCCGGAGGACGCCGGCTTCATCGTCCTCTCGCAGGCGTTCGACGCGGACGGGACATGGGCGGCCCGGTCCCTCGGCGGTGCGGCGCCGACCGGCTCCGTCACGATCGACGGCATCGTCTGGGACGTCTACGAGTTCTCGGACCCGGCGGCGAACGCCAACATCTCGTACGCATTGGGCACCCAGGCCGGAGCGGACCACGTGCTCGTGTACGGCTCAACGACGCCGGAGCTGGCGGCGGACGCGGCGTCGCTCGTCTCGGATCAGCTGCGGGCGCTGGACGCGGACGCATCGGAAGGGACATCAGAGTGA
- a CDS encoding class II fumarate hydratase — translation MTEIEYRIEHDTMGEVRVPATALYRAQTQRAVENFPISGKGLEPRQIAALARVKKAAALANKELGTLDGAVADAIAAAADDVVSGRFDDQFPIDTYQTGSGTSSNMNVNEVLSTLATERLGAPVHPNDHVNASQSSNDVFPTSVHVAVTEALIVDLVPALDHLAKAFEEKAEAWKSVVKSGRTHLMDATPVTLGQEFGGYARQIRLGIERVEAALPRVAEVPLGGTAVGTGINTPLGFPQKVIALLAEETGLPITEALDHFEAQANRDGLVEASGALRTIAVSLTKINNDLRWMGSGPNTGLAEIHIPDLQPGSSIMPGKVNPVIPEAVLQVAARVIGNDATIAWAGASGSFELNVAIPVIGTALLESIRLLSNASRVLADKAVSGLKANVERAAELAGKSPSIVTPLNKLIGYEAAAKIAKHAVARGVTVREAVIDLGYVERGEITEEQLDEKLDLLSMTRPG, via the coding sequence GTGACCGAGATCGAGTACCGCATCGAGCACGACACGATGGGAGAGGTGCGCGTCCCCGCGACGGCGCTGTACCGCGCGCAGACCCAGCGCGCGGTGGAGAACTTCCCCATCTCCGGCAAGGGTCTCGAGCCGCGCCAGATCGCCGCGCTCGCCCGCGTCAAGAAGGCGGCGGCGCTCGCCAACAAGGAGCTCGGGACGCTGGACGGCGCGGTCGCCGACGCGATCGCCGCGGCCGCCGACGACGTCGTGTCGGGGCGGTTCGACGACCAGTTCCCGATCGACACCTACCAGACCGGCTCCGGCACCTCGTCGAACATGAACGTCAACGAGGTCCTCTCCACCCTCGCGACCGAGAGGCTCGGCGCTCCCGTCCACCCCAACGACCACGTCAACGCGTCGCAGTCGTCCAACGACGTCTTCCCGACGTCGGTGCACGTGGCGGTGACCGAGGCGCTCATCGTCGACCTGGTGCCCGCGCTCGATCACCTCGCGAAGGCGTTCGAGGAGAAGGCGGAGGCCTGGAAGTCGGTCGTGAAGTCGGGCCGCACGCACCTCATGGACGCCACGCCCGTGACGCTCGGCCAGGAGTTCGGCGGCTATGCGCGCCAGATCCGCCTCGGCATCGAGCGCGTCGAGGCCGCGCTCCCCCGCGTCGCCGAGGTCCCGCTGGGAGGGACCGCCGTGGGGACGGGCATCAACACCCCGCTCGGCTTCCCGCAGAAGGTCATCGCGCTGCTCGCGGAGGAGACCGGCCTGCCGATCACGGAGGCGCTGGACCACTTCGAGGCCCAGGCCAACCGGGACGGGCTCGTCGAGGCCTCCGGCGCCCTGCGCACGATCGCGGTGTCGCTCACCAAGATCAACAACGACCTGCGCTGGATGGGGTCCGGCCCGAACACGGGACTGGCCGAGATCCACATCCCCGACCTGCAGCCGGGCTCGTCGATCATGCCCGGGAAGGTGAACCCCGTCATCCCCGAGGCCGTGCTCCAGGTCGCCGCCCGCGTCATCGGCAACGACGCGACGATCGCCTGGGCCGGAGCGTCGGGCAGCTTCGAGCTGAACGTCGCGATCCCGGTCATCGGCACCGCCCTGCTCGAGTCGATCCGTCTCCTGTCCAACGCCTCGCGGGTCCTCGCCGACAAGGCCGTCTCGGGTCTGAAGGCGAACGTCGAACGCGCCGCGGAGCTCGCGGGCAAGTCGCCGTCGATCGTGACGCCGCTCAACAAGCTCATCGGCTACGAGGCCGCGGCGAAGATCGCCAAGCACGCCGTCGCGAGGGGCGTGACCGTCCGCGAGGCGGTCATCGACCTCGGCTACGTCGAGCGCGGGGAGATCACCGAGGAGCAGCTCGACGAGAAGCTCGACCTGCTCTCGATGACCCGCCCCGGCTGA
- a CDS encoding Mur ligase family protein yields the protein MSQAMPPVLRPRDPQQRAALEFAERFRLRARGRLDGVRITGITLPTLDVRSGDVFVGIPGARRHGAELAAEARERGAVALVTDAAGAEIAEGSGLPLLVVEEPRARLAEMSSWVYGNDLAMPVMLGVTGTNGKTSTVHLQHALLRQLGIRAGMSSSARRHIDDEVHTARLTTPESSELHALLARMRESGVEVMAHEVSAQGIVRHRVDGIVFDVTGFTNLQHDHMDDFVDMDDYLASKLPLFTSARSRRAVVSLDTTAARTVLTHADIPVVTVSTPEISEDAALADTAQWQARMPSEAINASQLELVGPPGSGRRLVTRIPATGPHMVANAAMAIVMIAEAGIPWERIVAVLERDGGIRTALPGRTELVTTGRGPQVYLDFGHTPAGFEMTAKAVRRSTPGRLLILFGADGSRDAGKRPAMGLAAARHSDIAIVTDHHPRWEDAAEIRRGLMEGARQEPPAGGLYEITPPEDAIAKSVSLVGDGDAILWFGPGHQDFREIRGVRTPYDPRGLFLAALEEAGWAASPAE from the coding sequence ATGTCACAGGCGATGCCGCCCGTCTTGAGGCCCCGCGATCCGCAGCAGCGGGCCGCGCTCGAGTTCGCCGAGCGCTTCCGCTTGAGAGCCCGCGGTCGCCTGGACGGCGTGCGGATCACGGGCATCACGCTGCCGACCCTCGACGTCCGATCGGGCGATGTGTTCGTGGGCATCCCCGGTGCGCGGCGCCACGGTGCTGAGCTCGCCGCCGAGGCGCGCGAGAGGGGCGCCGTCGCGCTGGTGACGGACGCTGCGGGCGCCGAGATCGCCGAGGGCTCCGGGCTGCCGCTCCTCGTCGTCGAGGAACCGCGTGCCCGGCTCGCCGAGATGTCCTCCTGGGTGTACGGCAACGACCTGGCCATGCCGGTCATGCTGGGGGTGACGGGAACGAACGGCAAGACCTCGACCGTGCACCTGCAGCACGCGCTGCTGCGGCAGCTGGGCATCCGCGCCGGGATGTCCTCGTCCGCCCGCCGCCACATCGACGACGAGGTGCACACCGCCCGCCTGACCACGCCGGAGTCGAGCGAGCTGCACGCGCTGCTCGCCCGGATGCGCGAGAGCGGGGTCGAGGTGATGGCGCACGAGGTGAGCGCGCAGGGCATCGTGCGTCACCGCGTCGACGGCATCGTCTTCGACGTCACGGGCTTCACGAACCTGCAGCACGACCACATGGACGACTTCGTCGACATGGACGACTACCTCGCGAGCAAGCTGCCGCTGTTCACGTCGGCGCGCTCGCGGCGCGCCGTCGTCTCGCTCGACACGACGGCGGCTCGGACCGTGCTGACGCACGCCGACATCCCCGTGGTGACCGTGAGCACCCCGGAGATCAGCGAGGACGCCGCGCTCGCGGACACGGCACAATGGCAGGCCCGGATGCCCTCCGAGGCCATCAACGCCTCGCAGCTGGAGCTGGTCGGCCCGCCCGGCTCCGGCCGGCGCCTCGTGACGAGGATCCCGGCGACGGGGCCCCACATGGTCGCCAACGCCGCCATGGCGATCGTGATGATCGCGGAGGCCGGGATCCCGTGGGAGCGCATCGTCGCGGTGCTGGAGCGCGACGGAGGCATCCGGACGGCGTTGCCCGGCCGTACGGAGCTGGTGACGACCGGGCGCGGCCCCCAGGTGTACCTGGACTTCGGGCACACGCCGGCCGGCTTCGAGATGACCGCGAAGGCCGTGCGGCGGTCGACGCCGGGCAGGCTGCTCATCCTGTTCGGCGCGGACGGGTCGCGCGACGCCGGCAAGCGCCCCGCGATGGGACTCGCCGCCGCCCGCCACAGCGACATCGCGATCGTCACGGACCATCACCCGCGCTGGGAGGACGCGGCGGAGATCCGACGCGGGCTCATGGAGGGGGCGCGCCAGGAGCCTCCCGCGGGAGGGCTGTACGAGATCACCCCTCCGGAGGATGCGATCGCGAAGTCCGTCTCGCTCGTCGGCGACGGCGACGCCATCCTGTGGTTCGGGCCGGGGCACCAGGACTTCCGGGAGATCCGGGGAGTGCGCACGCCGTACGATCCGCGCGGCCTGTTCCTCGCCGCGTTGGAAGAGGCGGGTTGGGCGGCGTCCCCCGCGGAGTAG
- a CDS encoding exodeoxyribonuclease VII small subunit: MTEQAPPADIASLSFEQARDELVRVVSELEQGAPTLEDSLALWERGEALAARCEQWLLGAKRRLDAAREAAGPAEGDV; this comes from the coding sequence ATGACCGAACAGGCTCCCCCCGCCGACATCGCCTCCCTGTCGTTCGAGCAGGCGCGAGACGAGCTCGTCCGCGTCGTCTCGGAGCTCGAGCAGGGCGCCCCCACCCTCGAGGACTCCCTCGCGCTGTGGGAACGCGGGGAGGCTCTCGCCGCACGCTGCGAACAGTGGCTGCTCGGCGCCAAGCGCCGTCTCGACGCGGCCCGCGAGGCCGCGGGGCCCGCCGAGGGCGACGTCTGA
- a CDS encoding YbdD/YjiX family protein, producing MSVVVRLLGPLVVAGGVVRSFLYGMTGQSRYAAYVAHERAAHPDREPLDEREFWRSVYREQERDPGSRCC from the coding sequence ATGTCGGTCGTCGTCCGCCTTCTCGGGCCCCTGGTCGTGGCCGGAGGCGTCGTCCGGAGCTTCCTCTACGGGATGACGGGGCAATCGCGCTACGCGGCGTACGTCGCCCACGAGCGGGCCGCGCATCCCGACCGCGAGCCCCTGGACGAGCGGGAGTTCTGGCGCAGCGTGTACCGGGAGCAGGAGCGGGACCCCGGCTCGCGGTGCTGCTGA